One part of the Vicia villosa cultivar HV-30 ecotype Madison, WI linkage group LG6, Vvil1.0, whole genome shotgun sequence genome encodes these proteins:
- the LOC131614916 gene encoding origin of replication complex subunit 2-like: MVTVKKSKRKITDIDVVDEQELREAALHIQPKLENEIARLMDSYAAMYPEWLLSLRQLYFNKAFCGFALIMYGFGSKKALIEDFASKTLTEYSVIVVNGYLQTINLKQHRAFGGGEGYGGIGYGGSRDRGYGGSGGGGSYSRGRGGGGGKWRN; the protein is encoded by the exons Atgg TAACGGTAAAGAAATCAAAGCGCAAGATTACTGACATCGATGTTGTTGATGAACAG GAACTTAGGGAAGCTGCATTACATATTCAACCTAAGCTTGAGAATGAGATTGCTCGGTTAATGGATTCTTATGCAGCAATGTATCCTGAATGGCTTCTCTCTCTTAGACAGTTGTATTTCAACAAAGCTTT CTGTGGCTTCGCTCTTATAATGTATGGCTTTGGGTCTAAGAAGGCTCTGATTGAAGACTTTGCTTCAAAGACATTGACTGAATATTCTGTAATTGTCGTTAATGGGTATCTTCAGACTATTAACTTAAAACAG cATAGAGCATTTGGTGGAGGAGAAGGATATGGTGGTATTGGTTATGGTGGAAGCAGAGATCGTGGATATGGAGGAAGTGGCGGTGGAGGTAGTTATTCTCGCGgtagaggtggtggtggtggaaagtGGAGGAATTAG
- the LOC131614917 gene encoding putative F-box/LRR-repeat protein At3g44810, whose product MKRCKILNTELPDSVLSLIFSKLTLKDLVKTSALSKHWRHELGFMMKNIKDLNFDAYNMFDYNPLQNLPQYLPLRDDQSRFATGLDQLMLHYHGAMINSVRVKFPLGDQHRNVIDRLISQGVTKGVKRIELLFSHETNDIGFLVEIEPYRFSFTLLSNNTDSLMYLHLENCFLVAPRGFSGLKNLRTLVLHFIVVEKKLLQGLLSNCVSLEDFTLDDCEFNSRLKIVSPTLSHLKIVNCRGNFEGEIYIVASNLSSLNYSCNGYRVHPIDFQTQMLSEFSYRCRQIIEFISLDRLKNVTKIVLDGIDECLQSFVIPYLFKGSLQLEDVTFKSCSIKKSMEITSTKLHHLKIIHCCFGDFNPYKISIDALNLSTFEFIGLTGSKFSVVAPKLLKVFWSAAIRYRNQFGPIPKLHQIENLAILVNYSQIAKLTNVFGQLQNLRQLELCINQPYDSNMEYFSIFDILMAAQRLQKFSLTDSKEIPRNKLSGNKNKEV is encoded by the exons ATGAAGAGGTGCAAAATTCTCAACACTGAGTTACCTGATTCTGTGTTATCGTTGATCTTTTCCAAGTTAACATTGAAGGATTTGGTGAAAACTAGCGCATTGTCGAAACATTGGCGTCATGAATTGGGATTCATGATGAAGAATATTAAGGATCTCAATTTTGATGCATATAACATGTTTGATTATAATCCACTTcagaatttaccacaataccttCCACTAAGGGATGATCAATCTCGATTTGCTACAGGATTGGATCAATTAATGTTACACTATCATGGTGCTATGATTAATTCCGTTCGAGTAAAATTTCCATTGGGTGATCAACATCGTAATGTCATTGATAGATTGATTTCCCAAGGAGTTACAAAAGGTGTCAAGCGTATTGAACTGTTGTTTTCGCATGAGACTAACGATATTGGTTTTCTTGTGGAAATAGAGCCTTATAGGTTTTCCTTTACTCTCTTATCTAACAATACTGATTCTCTAATGTATCTGCATTTAGAGAATTGCTTCCTAGTAGCACCTAGGGGATTCTCCGGATTGAAGAATTTGAGAACTCTTGTGTTGCATTTCATTGTTGTGGAGAAGAAACTGCTTCAGGGTCTGCTTTCCAACTGCGTTAGTCTTGAAGACTTCACCCTTGATGACTGCGAGTTCAATTCTAGGTTGAAAATTGTTAGTCCAACATTGTCTCATTTGAAAATTGTTAATTGTCGCGGTAACTTTGAAGGGGAGATATATATTGTTGCATCGAATCTCTCGTCCCTTAATTATTCTTGTAATGGTTATAGAGTACACCCTATCGACTTTCAGACTCAAATGTTATCGGAGTTTAGCTATAGGTGTAGGCAAATTATTGAATTTATTTCGTTGGATAGATTGAAAAATGTGACAAAAATTGTGTTGGATGGAATTGATGAATGTCTCCAATCTTTTGTTATTCCGTATTTGTTTAAAGGAAGTCTCCAACTTGAGGACGTTACCTTTAAGAGTTGCTCGATCAAAAAATCAATGGAAATTACTAGTACAAAATTGCATCATTTGAAAATAATTCATTGCTGCTTTGGGGATTTCAATCCTTATAAGATATCCATTGATGCATTGAACCTCTCAACGTTTGAATTCATTGGTCTCACGGGGAGTAAATTTTCAGTTGTGGCACCAAAGTTATTGAAGGTTTTTTGGAGTGCAGCTATAAGATATCGAAATCAATTTGGTCCAATCCCAAAATTACATCAGATTGAAAATCTAGCTATACTCGTTAACTATTCACAA ATAGCAAAATTAACGAATGTCTTCGGTCAACTTCAAAATCTCCGACAATTGGAGTTATGTATCAACCAACCATATGATTCTAATATGGAATACTTTTCTATTTTTGACATTTTAATGGCTGCTCAGCGTCTTCAAAAATTTTCTTTAACG GATTCGAAAGAGATTCCCAGGAATAAGTTATCCGGGAATAAAAATAAGGAAGTTTGA
- the LOC131612654 gene encoding putative pentatricopeptide repeat-containing protein At5g52630, whose product MVDSLQPLYRNICNTLLSLTYSRSLPKGLQLHAHIIKLGLQTIPLLSHHLINFYSKIHLPYSSLQIFNDSPQKSATTWSSIISSFAQNELPLVSLEFFRRMLRHGLRPDDHIFPSAMKSCAIISSLPVAGSLHCFAFKTAYHVDLFVGSSIIDMYAKCGDIGFARKVFDEMPNRNVVSWSGLIYGYVQLGEDDEALRLFKQFLVEEDDGVNDFTLSSVLRVCGGSTLLQMGKLIHGLSFKTSFDSSCFVASSLISLYSKCGVVEEAYDVFEEVTVRNLGMWNAMLIACAQHAHTNKTFELFDKMKSVGGVKANFITFLCVLYACSHAGLVEKGKYYFELMKDYGIEPGTQHYSTMVDLLGRAGKLDDAVKIIEEMPMEPTESVWGALLTGCRIHGNPELASYVADRVSETGYVSSGLHVMLSNAYAAAGRWEEAAKARKTMRDCGIKKETGLSWVEEGNRVHTFAAGDRSHAKTLEIYQKLEELGEEMDKAGYVADTSFVLKEVGGEEKNRTIRYHSERLAIAFGLITFPQGQAIRVMKNLRVCGDCHTAIKFISKCTGRVIVVRDNNRFHRFEDGKCTCGDYW is encoded by the coding sequence ATGGTTGATTCTCTACAACCTTTGTATAGAAACATATGCAACACTCTTCTGTCTCTAACATACTCTCGCTCACTCCCCAAAGGTCTTCAACTTCATGCTCATATTATCAAATTAGGTTTACAAACGATTCCTCTTCTCTCTCATCATCTCATCAATTTCTACTCCAAAATCCATCTTCCTTATTCCTCTCTTCAAATCTTCAACGATTCCCCTCAGAAATCCGCCACCACATGGAGTTCAATAATCTCTTCATTTGCTCAAAACGAGCTGCCTTTGGTTTCTCTCGAATTCTTCCGCCGAATGCTCCGTCATGGTTTACGTCCGGACGACCATATTTTCCCTAGCGCCATGAAATCGTGTGCCATTATATCGTCGTTGCCCGTTGCTGGATCGCTGCATTGTTTTGCTTTTAAAACTGCTTATCATGTTGATCTTTTTGTGGGGAGTTCTATTATTGATATGTATGCTAAATGTGGAGATATTGGTTTTGCGcgtaaggtgtttgatgaaatgccgaATAGAAATGTTGTTTCTTGGAGTGGGTTGATTTATGGGTATGTTCAATTGGGGGAGGATGATGAAGCTTTGAGGCTTTTTAAACAGTTTCTTGTTGAAGAAGACGATGGTGTTAATGATTTTACGTTGTCGAGTGTTTTACGGGTTTGTGGTGGTTCTACTTTGCTTCAGATGGGAAAGCTGATACATGGATTGAGTTTCAAGACGAGTTTTGATTCATCTTGTTTTGTGGCGAGTTCTTTGATTTCTCTGTATTCTAAATGTGGGGTTGTTGAAGAAGCTTATGATGTTTTTGAGGAGGTTACTGTTAGGAACCTTGGTATGTGGAATGCTATGTTGATTGCTTGTGCTCAGCATGCACACACCAATAAAACGTTTGAGTTGTTTGATAAGATGAAGAGTGTTGGTGGGGTGAAGgctaattttattacatttttgtGTGTGCTTTATGCATGCAGCCATGCAGGATTGGTAGAAAAGGGTAAGTATTACTTTGAGTTGATGAAGGATTATGGTATTGAACCTGGGACACAACATTACTCAACCATGGTTGATTTGCTTGGTCGTGCTGGTAAGTTAGACGATGCAGTTAAGATAATTGAGGAAATGCCTATGGAACCTACTGAATCTGTTTGGGGAGCTTTGTTAACTGGATGTAGAATACATGGGAATCCTGAACTGGCATCTTATGTTGCGGATAGGGTTTCTGAGACGGGTTATGTGAGTTCTGGACTTCATGTTATGCTTTCGAATGCTTATGCTGCTGCTGGTAGATGGGAGGAAGCGGCGAAAGCGAGGAAGACGATGAGAGACTGTGGAATAAAGAAGGAAACTGGGTTGAGTTGGGTTGAGGAAGGGAATAGAGTTCATACATTTGCCGCTGGGGATAGATCCCATGCAAAGACattggaaatttatcagaagttAGAGGAGTTGGGAGAAGAAATGGATAAAGCTGGTTATGTTGCTGATACATCTTTTGTGTTAAAAGAAGTGGGTGGTGAGGAGAAGAACAGAACTATTAGGTATCATAGTGAGAGATTAGCTATTGCATTTGGACTTATTACTTTTCCTCAAGGACAAGCAATTAGAGTGATGAAGAATTTGCGAGTTTGTGGTGATTGTCACACTGCTATCAAGTTTATTAGTAAATGCACTGGAAGGGTCATCGTTGTGAGGGATAATAATCGGTTTCATCGATTTGAGGATGGAAAATGTACTTGTGGAGATTATTGGTAG
- the LOC131614918 gene encoding uncharacterized protein LOC131614918: protein MNRCKNLNAVLPDSVLSLIFSKLTLKDLVKTSAISKHWRHELGFTMKNIKELNFDAYNMFDYNQLQELQEQVQLRTHSQFATGMEQIMLHYQDTMINSVRVKFPLGDQHSDFIDRLISQAVANGVKSIALLLSHETNDISFILEIEPYRFSFSLLSNTDSLMYLHLENCFLAAPKGFSGLKNLRTLVLHLIVVEKKLLQGLLFNCVRLEEFTLDDCDFNSRLKIISPTLIHLKIVNCRGHFEGMIDIIALNLSSLEYSCNGYRVHQINFQAQMLSQFSYRCWKIIGFIPLDRLKNVTTIVLDGLEECLQSFVIPYLFKECLQLEDVTFKNCSITNSIEITSSKLRHLKIIHCCFGNFAPNKISIDALNLSSFEFVGHSGSRFSVVAPMLSKVFWSAAIRDNSQNEFGPIPKLHQIENLAILINYSQAAKLSKVVGQLQNLRQLKLFINKSYDSNMEYFFISDILMAAQHLQKFSVTVRRSLIFDRNPYQRSRYAKKIPNDLKFVELHGCVCTRNAVEFARHLLRKVNSLKKITFSSNNNYYLGAGSWTKGINDGWFDRNFIHESLKDEVKGKCQLIIL from the exons ATGAATAGGTGCAAAAATCTCAACGCTGTGTTACCTGATTCTGTGTTATCGTTGATCTTTTCCAAGTTAACATTGAAAGATTTGGTGAAAACTAGCGCAATATCCAAACATTGGCGTCATGAATTGGGATTCACGATGAAGAATATTAAGGAACTCAATTTTGATGCATATAACATGTTTGATTATAATCAGCTTCAAGAGTTACAAGAACAAGTTCAACTAAGGACTCATTCTCAATTTGCCACAGGAATGGAACAGATAATGTTACACTATCAAGATACTATGATTAATTCTGTTCGAGTAAAATTTCCATTGGGTGATCAACATAGTGATTTCATTGATAGATTGATTTCCCAAGCAGTTGCTAACGGCGTCAAAAGTATTGCATTGTTGTTGTCGCATGAAACTAATGATATTAGTTTTATTTTGGAAATAGAGCCTTATAGATTTTCCTTTAGTCTTTTATCTAACACTGATTCTCTAATGTATCTGCATCTAGAGAATTGCTTCCTAGCAGCACCTAAGGGATTTTCCGGATTGAAGAATTTGAGAACTCTTGTTTTGCATCTCATTGTTGTGGAGAAGAAATTGCTTCAGGGTTTGCTTTTCAACTGCGTTCGTCTCGAAGAGTTCACCCTTGATGACTGTGACTTCAATTCTAGGTTGAAAATCATTAGTCCAACATTAATTCATTTGAAAATTGTTAACTGTCGTGGTCACTTTGAAGGGATGATAGATATCATTGCGTTGAATCTCTCGTCTCTTGAATATTCTTGTAATGGTTATCGAGTACACCAAATCAACTTTCAGGCTCAAATGTTATCGCAGTTTAGCTATAGATGTTGGAAAATTATTGGATTTATTCCGTTAGATAGATTGAAAAATGTGACAACAATTGTGTTGGATGGACTTGAGGAATGTCTCCAATCTTTTGTCATACCGTATTTGTTTAAAGAATGTCTCCAACTTGAGGACGTCACCTTTAAGAACTGCTCTATTACAAATTCAATAGAAATTACCAGTTCAAAGTTGCGTCATTTGAAGATAATTCACTGTTGTTTTGGGAATTTTGCTCCTAATAAGATATCCATTGACGCATTGAATCTCTCATCGTTTGAATTCGTTGGTCACTCAGGGAGTAGATTTTCAGTTGTGGCCCCAATGTTATCTAAGGTTTTTTGGAGTGCAGCTATCAGAGATAATAGTCAAAATGAATTTGGTCCTATCCCAAAATTACATCAGATTGAAAATCTAGCTATACTAATAAACTATTCCCAG GCAGCAAAATTATCGAAGGTTGTGGGTCAACTTCAAAATCTTAGACAACTGAAGTTATTTATCAACAAATCATATGATTCTAATATGGAATACTTTTTTATTTCTGACATTTTAATGGCTGCTCAGCATCTCCAAAAGTTTTCTGTGACG GTTAGAAGATCACTGATATTTGATAGAAATCCATATCAAAGAAGTAGATATGCAAAAAAAATTCCCAATGATTTGAAATTTGTTGAATTACATGGTTGCGTATGTACAAGAAATGCAGTTGAGTTTGCTAGACATTTGTTGAGGAAAGTGAATTCACTTAAGAAAATCACTTTCAGCTCTAATAACAATTACTATTTAGGTGCTGGAAGTTGGACTAAGGGCATAAATGATGGTTGGTTTGATCGTAACTTTATCCATGAGAGTCTTAAAGATGAAGTAAAAGGAAAATGTCAACTTATAATTTTGTAG